One Hordeum vulgare subsp. vulgare chromosome 4H, MorexV3_pseudomolecules_assembly, whole genome shotgun sequence DNA window includes the following coding sequences:
- the LOC123450957 gene encoding ethylene-responsive transcription factor 2-like, producing MASKKTPKGKSGFFGVRQKPSGNLGVEFSDAARRCWIDMYPSAHKAARAYDVAVWRAERPREHLNFPEIKSRMEAEMLVPQGIKMKEITTKKKTKKKPSIVVNAGETDEEAMVRFAREHPEYVQAELEHYWKCEAEQKKKEDDVGPSTVIPIESSSEEDWAHFSKEEEEKGCDDLEKEEFWEQFRSSDNEK from the coding sequence ATGGCGTCGAAGAAGACGCCGAAGGGCAAGTCGGGCTTCTTCGGCGTGAGGCAGAAGCCCTCCGGTAACTTGGGAGTGGAGTTCTCCGATGCCGCGAGGCGTTGCTGGATCGACATGTACCCCTCCGCCCACAAGGCCGCGCGTGCCTACGACGTGGCGGTGTGGCGTGCCGAGAGGCCTCGGGAGCACCTCAACTTCCCAGAGATCAAGAGTCGGATGGAAGCGGAGATGCTTGTGCCGCAGGGCATCAAGATGAAGGAGatcacgacgaagaagaagacgaagaagaagccgTCGATTGTCGTCAATGCCGGCGAGACCGACGAGGAGGCGATGGTGAGGTTTGCTCGCGAGCATCCGGAGTACGTCCAGGCCGAGCTGGAGCACTACTGGAAGTGTGAggcggagcagaagaagaaggaggacgatgTCGGTCCCTCGACGGTGATCCCCATCGAGTCCTCTTCCGAGGAGGACTGGGCACACTtctcgaaggaggaggaggagaaggggtgcGACGACCTGGAGAAGGAGGAGTTCTGGGAGCAGTTCCGCAGCTCCGACAATGAGAAGTAG